The Dendrosporobacter quercicolus genome has a segment encoding these proteins:
- the ilvC gene encoding ketol-acid reductoisomerase codes for MAKMYYEQDANWDLIQNKTVAVIGYGSQGHAHALNLKDSGVSVIVGLYQGSKSWTKAESDGLTVAPVAQAVAAADITMILIPDEKQAKVYREEIAPNLQTGSALVFAHGFNIHFNQIIPPGNVDVFMVAPKGPGHLVRRVFTEGGGVPCLMAVHQDYSGAARELALAYARGIGGARAGVLPTTFKEETETDLFGEQAVLCGGCTELIKAGFETLVEAGYQPELAYFECLHEMKLIVDLMYEGGMAAMRYSISDTAEYGDYMIGKRIITDETRAEMKKVLAEIQNGVFARNWILENQANRAEFSATRRREAEHQVEKVGKELRSMMTWLNKK; via the coding sequence ATGGCGAAGATGTATTATGAGCAGGATGCAAACTGGGATTTAATTCAAAACAAAACGGTAGCGGTGATTGGTTACGGCAGTCAGGGGCATGCCCATGCTCTTAATCTTAAGGATAGCGGCGTCAGTGTAATCGTAGGCTTGTATCAAGGCAGCAAATCCTGGACAAAAGCGGAAAGCGATGGTTTGACTGTTGCCCCGGTAGCTCAGGCTGTAGCTGCCGCCGATATTACGATGATTCTAATTCCGGACGAGAAGCAGGCCAAGGTTTATCGGGAGGAAATTGCTCCTAACCTGCAAACTGGGAGCGCTCTGGTGTTTGCCCATGGTTTTAATATTCATTTTAACCAGATTATTCCACCCGGCAATGTCGATGTATTTATGGTTGCGCCAAAGGGACCGGGTCATTTGGTTCGCCGGGTATTTACCGAAGGCGGCGGCGTACCTTGTTTGATGGCTGTTCATCAGGACTATAGCGGCGCCGCGCGGGAACTGGCTTTGGCGTACGCCCGCGGCATTGGCGGGGCGAGGGCCGGGGTTCTGCCCACAACGTTTAAAGAAGAAACCGAAACCGATTTGTTTGGCGAGCAGGCTGTGTTGTGCGGCGGCTGCACCGAACTGATCAAAGCCGGTTTTGAAACTTTGGTGGAAGCCGGGTATCAGCCGGAACTGGCCTATTTTGAATGTCTGCATGAAATGAAATTGATTGTGGATCTGATGTATGAGGGCGGTATGGCTGCGATGCGCTATTCGATTAGCGATACGGCCGAGTACGGCGATTATATGATTGGCAAGCGCATTATTACCGACGAGACCCGGGCAGAGATGAAGAAAGTACTGGCTGAAATTCAAAATGGTGTGTTTGCCAGAAACTGGATATTGGAAAATCAGGCCAACCGGGCTGAGTTTTCCGCAACCAGACGAAGAGAAGCCGAGCACCAGGTGGAAAAAGTGGGCAAGGAACTGCGGTCAATGATGACCTGGTTGAATAAGAAGTAA
- a CDS encoding 2-isopropylmalate synthase, whose translation MDITRIKIFDTTLRDGEQTPGVCLEAGEKLEIAQALAKLKVDVIEAGFPIASPGDFAAVSMVAANIQGPTIAALARANKKDIDSARQALEKAESARIHTFIATSDIHLEHKLKMSRGQVLAQAQDAVRYARQFVSDVEFSAEDASRSDWDFLCQVYRAAIAAGATTINVPDTVGYTSPGEFGALIAYLRENVVNINQAVISVHCHDDLGLAVANSLAAVANGATQVECTINGLGERAGNAAMEELVMALNTRREYYRAATGIDTKQIYRASRLVSTLTGIILPPNKAVVGDNAFAHESGIHQHGIMNHALTYEIMQPESIGISHNTIVLGKHSGRHAFEERLKQLGHELDSQTVNNLFGQFKELADRKKMVFDRDIEALVNVKKTEAPEWYRLVYHTVVSSNKTAATASVQLSSGDKVIEEASCGDGPVDAIFKALEKAVGLSIDLKDYQLKAVTAGEDALGEATVRIERDGRTFSGRGLSTDVIEASAKAYLNAINKMLAVCGCSPAGHKEGVV comes from the coding sequence TTGGATATTACCAGAATTAAAATCTTCGACACAACGCTGCGCGATGGCGAGCAAACCCCCGGCGTTTGTCTGGAAGCCGGCGAGAAGCTGGAAATCGCCCAGGCTCTCGCCAAATTGAAGGTCGATGTCATCGAGGCCGGATTTCCCATTGCTTCACCCGGCGATTTTGCGGCTGTCAGTATGGTGGCGGCCAATATTCAGGGACCGACCATCGCCGCTCTGGCCAGGGCGAACAAGAAAGATATTGACTCTGCCCGGCAGGCGCTGGAAAAAGCTGAGAGCGCCCGGATTCATACGTTTATTGCCACCAGTGACATTCATTTGGAGCATAAGCTGAAAATGAGCCGGGGGCAGGTGCTCGCCCAGGCGCAGGATGCCGTAAGGTATGCCCGGCAGTTTGTCAGTGATGTTGAGTTTTCCGCTGAAGACGCTTCGCGTTCCGACTGGGATTTTCTCTGTCAGGTGTATCGTGCGGCAATTGCCGCGGGAGCTACCACCATCAACGTACCGGATACCGTGGGTTATACCTCGCCAGGCGAGTTTGGCGCATTAATCGCCTATTTGCGGGAGAATGTGGTCAATATTAACCAAGCGGTGATCAGTGTACATTGCCATGACGATCTGGGGCTGGCTGTGGCCAATTCGCTGGCGGCTGTGGCCAACGGCGCAACCCAGGTGGAATGTACGATTAACGGCCTGGGTGAACGGGCCGGCAATGCCGCAATGGAAGAACTGGTCATGGCGTTGAATACCCGCAGGGAGTATTACCGGGCGGCAACCGGTATCGACACAAAGCAGATTTACCGCGCGTCCCGGCTGGTCAGTACCCTGACCGGAATCATTTTGCCGCCGAATAAAGCGGTAGTCGGTGACAATGCTTTTGCGCACGAGTCAGGTATTCATCAGCATGGGATTATGAATCACGCGTTAACTTATGAGATTATGCAGCCGGAATCGATTGGCATCAGCCATAATACCATTGTTTTAGGCAAGCACTCCGGCCGGCACGCTTTTGAAGAGCGGCTTAAGCAGCTCGGTCATGAGCTGGACAGTCAAACGGTCAACAATCTGTTCGGCCAGTTTAAAGAATTGGCTGACCGCAAAAAAATGGTGTTTGACCGTGATATAGAAGCTCTGGTCAATGTGAAAAAGACGGAAGCTCCCGAATGGTACCGGCTGGTCTATCATACTGTGGTCAGCAGCAACAAAACGGCGGCTACGGCATCTGTTCAATTAAGCAGCGGGGATAAAGTCATTGAAGAAGCCAGCTGCGGCGACGGGCCGGTTGACGCAATTTTTAAAGCGCTGGAAAAGGCAGTAGGACTGTCGATTGATTTAAAGGATTATCAATTGAAAGCGGTAACGGCGGGTGAAGACGCGCTGGGCGAAGCAACCGTCCGGATTGAGCGGGACGGACGAACCTTTAGCGGCCGCGGTCTTAGCACCGATGTCATTGAAGCCAGCGCCAAAGCTTATCTGAATGCCATTAACAAGATGCTGGCTGTTTGCGGTTGTTCGCCGGCCGGGCATAAGGAAGGGGTTGTTTAG
- the leuB gene encoding 3-isopropylmalate dehydrogenase — MSKAIVVIPGDGIGEEITAAAVAVLRRADHKHSLGLVFETHQAGGAALDLYGLPLPERTVAAARQADAILLGAVGGPKWDAVQPELRPEKAILGLRKALGLYANLRPIRVPASLSEYSPLKPEIVSDIDILIVRELTGGIYFGDHCEATVIDGVEKAWDIEVYSVPEVSRIVALACQAATLRRGRVVSVDKANVLASSRLWRRTAEQAAEKYAGVTLSHMYVDNCAMQLALAPKNFDVIVTSNLFGDILSDEAAVLGGSIGMMPSASLGEGPGLYEPIHGSAPDIAGKGIANPVGAILSAAMLLRHSLTAETAAVSIERAVDKVLADGYRTADLYRPGLTEVSTEDMARLIERNI, encoded by the coding sequence ATGAGTAAAGCGATTGTGGTTATTCCTGGCGATGGGATCGGGGAAGAAATCACTGCCGCCGCTGTTGCCGTATTACGGCGGGCTGACCATAAACACTCGCTGGGACTGGTTTTTGAGACGCACCAGGCTGGCGGCGCCGCCCTTGATTTGTACGGTTTGCCTTTGCCGGAGCGTACAGTGGCGGCGGCCCGGCAGGCTGACGCCATTCTGTTGGGCGCGGTGGGCGGTCCGAAATGGGATGCGGTCCAGCCGGAGCTAAGGCCGGAAAAAGCCATTCTGGGCTTGCGAAAAGCTCTGGGGCTGTATGCCAACTTACGGCCTATCCGGGTGCCGGCGTCATTGTCGGAATATTCACCCTTAAAGCCGGAGATTGTCAGTGATATTGACATACTGATTGTCAGAGAGCTTACCGGCGGCATATACTTTGGCGACCATTGTGAAGCCACCGTGATTGACGGTGTTGAAAAAGCCTGGGATATTGAGGTTTACAGCGTTCCTGAGGTGTCCAGAATTGTGGCGCTGGCTTGTCAGGCCGCAACACTGCGCCGGGGCCGGGTGGTATCTGTTGACAAGGCCAACGTGCTGGCATCCTCAAGGCTGTGGCGGCGTACGGCTGAGCAGGCGGCGGAAAAATATGCCGGTGTGACGCTGAGTCACATGTATGTGGACAATTGTGCAATGCAGCTGGCGTTAGCGCCGAAAAACTTTGATGTTATTGTGACCAGCAACCTGTTTGGCGACATCTTAAGTGATGAAGCCGCCGTTTTAGGCGGGTCAATTGGCATGATGCCGTCAGCCAGCCTGGGGGAAGGGCCCGGTTTGTACGAGCCTATTCATGGTTCCGCTCCGGATATCGCCGGCAAAGGCATTGCCAATCCGGTCGGAGCAATTCTGTCAGCGGCAATGCTGCTTAGACACTCGCTTACCGCAGAAACCGCGGCAGTAAGCATCGAGCGGGCGGTGGATAAGGTTCTGGCCGATGGCTACCGGACTGCCGATTTGTACCGTCCGGGATTAACGGAAGTGTCAACTGAGGACATGGCCCGGTTGATTGAACGGAATATTTAA
- the nifJ gene encoding pyruvate:ferredoxin (flavodoxin) oxidoreductase, translating to MAGKMKTMDGNAAAAHISYAFTDIAAIYPITPSSPMAESVDEWAAQGKKNLFGQPVKLIEMQSEAGAAGAVHGSLQAGALTTTYTASQGLLLMIPNMYKVAGELLPAVFHVSARALAANSLSIFGDHQDVMAARQTGCAMLAESSVQQVMDLSAIAHLAAIKGRVPFINFFDGFRTSHEIQKIEVLEYGELEKLLDWEAVNKFRKGALNPDRPVVRGTAQNPDIYFQEREVANKYYDALPELIEGYMAEITKLTGREYHLFNYYGAPDAERMIIAMGSVCEAAEETVDYLNARGEKVGLLTVHLYRPFSLEHFFKYIPQTVKRIAVLDRTKEPGALAEPLYLDVKTAFYGRQDFQPVIVGGRYALGGKDIVPSHIVAVYDNLKAEQPKDGFTVGIVDDVTFKSLPIGGADIDTTPAGTTACKFWGLGSDGTVGANKSAIKIIGDKTEMYAQAYFAYDSKKSGGITMSHLRFGKQPIKSPYLIHKADFISCSQQSYVNKYDLLAGLKANGTFLLNCTWTEEELEEKLPGAMKRYIAENKINFYIVNAVKIAQDLGLGGRFNMIMQSAFFKLANIIPLENAVKYLKDAVVGSYGNKGQKIIDMNNAAIDQGIEASIKVAVPESWKGAADEAAAAKDAPEFIKNILEPMNRQEGDALPVSAFAGMEDGTFPVGTAAYEKRGIAILVPEWQAENCIQCNQCAFVCPHASIRPVLADEEEVKNAPEGFAVKAALGAKGLSYRMAVSPLDCAGCGNCADICPAKQKALIMKPLETQLEQARLWEYATSVSAKANPVNKKTVKGSQFEQPLLEFSGACAGCGETPYAKLVTQLFGDRMMISNATGCSSIWGASAPAIPYTTNHRGHGPAWANSLFEDNAEFGLGMFLGTKAVRENLASDIEAALASGVSAELEAVFSEWLETRNTGEGSRERADKIIAILEEEKGGNELLNKIASSADFLVKRSQWIFGGDGWAYDIGYGGLDHVLASGEDVNVLVFDTEVYSNTGGQSSKSTPAAAIAQFAASGKKTKKKDLGLMAMSYGYVYVAQIAMGADKNQTLKAIAEAEAYPGPSLIIAYAPCINHGLRAGMGCSQQETKRAVEAGYWSTYRYNPLLKEAGKNPFILDSKEPSGNFQEFLMGEVRYSSLKRQYPEFAEALFAKTEQDAKERLESYKKLAGL from the coding sequence GTGGCAGGAAAAATGAAAACCATGGATGGTAATGCAGCCGCCGCGCATATATCGTATGCATTTACCGATATTGCAGCAATTTATCCGATTACTCCGTCCTCACCAATGGCCGAGAGCGTGGATGAATGGGCGGCCCAGGGCAAAAAGAATCTCTTTGGGCAACCGGTAAAACTGATTGAAATGCAGTCGGAAGCCGGAGCCGCTGGTGCTGTGCATGGGTCATTACAAGCTGGAGCGCTTACCACGACATATACCGCATCGCAAGGTCTCTTGCTGATGATTCCGAATATGTATAAGGTTGCCGGTGAGCTGCTGCCCGCAGTATTTCATGTGAGCGCCCGGGCGCTTGCGGCCAATTCCCTGAGTATTTTCGGCGATCATCAGGACGTGATGGCGGCCCGTCAAACAGGGTGTGCGATGCTGGCTGAGAGCAGCGTGCAGCAGGTGATGGATTTGAGCGCTATTGCGCATTTAGCGGCAATCAAAGGACGGGTGCCGTTCATTAATTTCTTTGACGGCTTCAGAACATCCCATGAAATACAAAAAATAGAAGTGCTGGAATACGGTGAACTGGAAAAATTATTAGACTGGGAAGCGGTCAATAAATTCAGAAAAGGCGCCTTGAACCCCGATCGTCCGGTCGTGCGGGGAACCGCGCAGAATCCGGATATTTACTTCCAGGAAAGGGAAGTAGCCAATAAGTATTATGATGCCCTGCCGGAGCTGATTGAAGGCTACATGGCGGAGATCACCAAGCTGACCGGGCGTGAATATCACCTGTTTAACTACTATGGAGCGCCGGATGCGGAGAGAATGATCATAGCGATGGGTTCGGTGTGTGAGGCGGCCGAGGAAACGGTTGACTACCTGAACGCCAGAGGCGAAAAGGTCGGCCTGCTGACAGTGCATTTATACCGCCCGTTTTCGCTGGAACATTTCTTCAAGTATATTCCGCAGACAGTGAAAAGAATTGCGGTATTAGACAGAACGAAAGAACCGGGAGCGTTGGCGGAGCCGCTGTATCTTGACGTAAAAACAGCATTTTATGGCCGCCAGGATTTCCAGCCGGTGATTGTGGGAGGGCGGTATGCCCTGGGAGGCAAGGATATTGTCCCGAGCCATATCGTAGCAGTGTACGATAATCTGAAAGCCGAGCAGCCGAAAGATGGTTTTACGGTTGGGATTGTAGACGATGTCACGTTTAAATCGCTGCCCATAGGCGGAGCGGATATAGACACAACGCCGGCGGGAACAACGGCCTGTAAATTCTGGGGCTTAGGCTCTGACGGAACAGTGGGAGCGAACAAAAGCGCAATCAAAATCATCGGGGATAAAACAGAGATGTATGCGCAGGCGTATTTTGCCTATGACTCGAAAAAGTCGGGCGGAATCACCATGTCGCACTTAAGATTTGGGAAACAGCCGATAAAATCGCCGTACCTGATCCATAAAGCAGACTTTATCTCATGTTCGCAGCAGTCGTATGTAAATAAATACGATTTACTGGCAGGGCTGAAGGCCAATGGGACATTTCTGCTGAACTGCACCTGGACGGAGGAAGAGCTGGAAGAAAAACTGCCGGGAGCGATGAAACGGTATATAGCCGAGAACAAAATAAACTTTTATATAGTCAATGCGGTAAAAATAGCGCAGGATCTGGGGCTGGGCGGTCGCTTCAACATGATCATGCAATCGGCGTTCTTTAAGCTGGCCAACATCATTCCGCTGGAAAACGCGGTAAAATATCTAAAAGACGCAGTGGTTGGATCGTACGGAAATAAAGGGCAAAAGATTATTGATATGAACAACGCGGCCATTGACCAGGGGATAGAGGCGTCGATTAAAGTAGCGGTGCCTGAAAGCTGGAAGGGCGCGGCGGACGAAGCGGCGGCAGCAAAAGATGCGCCTGAATTCATCAAAAACATCCTTGAGCCAATGAACCGGCAAGAAGGGGATGCCCTGCCGGTCAGCGCGTTTGCCGGGATGGAAGACGGAACGTTCCCGGTGGGAACGGCGGCGTATGAGAAACGGGGCATAGCCATTTTGGTGCCGGAGTGGCAGGCGGAGAACTGTATCCAATGCAATCAGTGCGCGTTTGTATGTCCGCACGCATCAATCAGACCGGTGCTGGCGGATGAAGAGGAAGTAAAAAATGCGCCGGAAGGTTTTGCGGTAAAAGCGGCGCTGGGGGCCAAAGGACTAAGCTACCGGATGGCGGTTTCCCCGCTGGATTGCGCGGGTTGCGGCAATTGCGCGGATATTTGTCCGGCCAAGCAGAAGGCGCTGATCATGAAGCCGCTGGAAACGCAGCTGGAACAAGCCCGGTTATGGGAATATGCGACAAGTGTATCGGCCAAAGCCAATCCGGTGAATAAGAAGACGGTAAAAGGCAGCCAGTTTGAACAGCCGCTGCTGGAGTTCTCGGGAGCCTGCGCGGGCTGCGGTGAGACGCCGTACGCGAAACTGGTGACACAGCTGTTTGGGGACAGAATGATGATTTCCAATGCAACCGGCTGCTCGTCGATCTGGGGAGCAAGTGCGCCGGCAATACCGTATACGACAAACCACCGGGGCCATGGCCCGGCCTGGGCAAACTCCTTGTTTGAGGATAATGCGGAATTCGGCCTGGGGATGTTCTTAGGAACGAAAGCGGTGAGGGAAAACCTGGCAAGCGATATAGAGGCTGCGCTGGCGTCGGGAGTGAGCGCCGAGCTGGAGGCCGTATTCAGCGAGTGGCTGGAAACGCGCAATACGGGAGAAGGAAGCCGGGAGAGAGCGGATAAGATTATCGCAATATTGGAAGAGGAAAAAGGCGGCAATGAGCTGCTCAACAAAATTGCGTCCAGCGCGGACTTTTTAGTAAAACGGTCGCAATGGATATTTGGCGGAGACGGCTGGGCGTATGATATCGGTTACGGCGGCCTGGATCATGTATTGGCGTCGGGAGAGGATGTCAACGTGCTGGTGTTTGATACCGAAGTGTATTCAAATACGGGAGGCCAGTCCTCGAAATCGACCCCGGCGGCGGCGATCGCGCAGTTTGCGGCCAGCGGGAAAAAGACCAAGAAAAAAGACCTGGGCTTGATGGCGATGAGTTACGGTTATGTGTATGTAGCGCAAATCGCGATGGGAGCGGATAAAAATCAAACGCTCAAGGCAATTGCCGAAGCGGAGGCGTATCCGGGCCCGTCGCTGATCATAGCGTACGCGCCGTGCATCAATCACGGTTTAAGAGCAGGAATGGGCTGCAGCCAGCAGGAAACGAAACGAGCAGTGGAGGCAGGCTACTGGTCAACGTACCGCTATAATCCGTTGTTGAAAGAGGCGGGAAAAAATCCGTTTATTTTAGATTCGAAAGAGCCGAGCGGTAATTTCCAGGAGTTTCTGATGGGAGAAGTACGCTACTCGTCCTTGAAGAGACAGTATCCGGAATTTGCCGAAGCGCTGTTTGCCAAAACGGAGCAGGATGCAAAAGAAAGACTGGAAAGCTACAAAAAGCTGGCCGGTTTATAG
- a CDS encoding 3-isopropylmalate dehydratase small subunit — MILKGKVWRYGNNVDTDVIIPARHLNTSEPQELAVHCMEDIDPDFAGKVQQGDIIVADKNFGCGSSREHAPVAIKASGISVVVADSFARIFYRNAINIGLPLLEIGPAVKRIKAGDKISIDLSSGSVENLSTGEVFTAQPLPGFIQDIAKAGGLVNYVKEAQK; from the coding sequence ATGATTTTAAAAGGTAAGGTTTGGCGTTATGGCAATAACGTGGATACTGATGTGATCATTCCGGCCAGGCATCTGAATACTTCCGAGCCGCAAGAACTGGCTGTCCACTGTATGGAGGACATTGATCCTGATTTTGCCGGTAAGGTGCAACAGGGTGATATCATTGTGGCCGACAAAAATTTTGGCTGCGGTTCGTCGCGTGAACACGCACCGGTGGCCATTAAGGCCAGCGGCATATCGGTAGTGGTGGCTGACAGCTTTGCCCGGATTTTTTATCGCAATGCGATTAATATCGGCCTGCCGCTGCTGGAAATCGGCCCGGCGGTGAAACGGATTAAAGCCGGTGACAAAATCAGTATAGATTTAAGCTCAGGCTCGGTGGAAAACCTGTCAACAGGCGAAGTCTTTACTGCGCAGCCCCTGCCTGGGTTCATTCAGGATATTGCCAAAGCCGGCGGCTTGGTGAACTATGTGAAGGAGGCGCAAAAATGA
- the leuC gene encoding 3-isopropylmalate dehydratase large subunit, whose translation MGMTMTEKILARHAGLAAVSPGQLIKCRLDLVLGNDITSPPAIKEFDKIGRPVFDREKIVLVPDHFAPNKDIKSAEMTKIVREFARKHEIVNYFEVGRMGIEHVLLPEAGLVAPGEVIIGADSHTCTYGAVGAFATGVGSTDMGAAMATGDTWFKVPAAIKVELTGSLPKWVGGKDVILTLIGMIGVDGARYQSLEFTGGGLASLTMADRLTIANMAIEAGAKNGIFPVDDVTRDYLKDRVTKPYEEVQADTDAVYTQVVTIDLNQLTPVVALPHLPENVRPVQEVPETVIDQVIIGSCTNGRIEDLAQAAQVLAGQSIHPAVRAIIIPGSQAVYLEAMQRGFVETFIKAGAVVSTPTCGPCLGGYMGILAAGERAVATTNRNFRGRMGHVDSEVYLSGPYVAAASAVLGRIAAPEEVLA comes from the coding sequence ATGGGCATGACGATGACGGAAAAGATTCTGGCCCGGCATGCCGGTTTAGCCGCCGTTTCACCCGGACAGTTAATCAAGTGCCGGCTGGATCTGGTACTGGGCAACGATATTACTTCACCTCCGGCGATCAAAGAATTTGATAAAATTGGCCGGCCGGTGTTTGACCGGGAGAAGATTGTGCTGGTGCCTGATCATTTTGCCCCCAATAAAGACATCAAGTCAGCCGAGATGACCAAAATTGTCCGGGAGTTTGCCCGGAAACATGAAATAGTCAATTATTTTGAAGTAGGCCGGATGGGGATTGAGCATGTGTTATTGCCGGAAGCGGGCTTGGTTGCTCCCGGCGAGGTTATTATCGGCGCCGATTCTCATACCTGTACCTACGGGGCGGTAGGCGCGTTTGCCACCGGTGTCGGGTCAACCGATATGGGGGCGGCAATGGCTACCGGCGATACCTGGTTTAAAGTACCGGCAGCCATCAAGGTTGAATTAACCGGAAGCCTGCCTAAATGGGTGGGGGGCAAAGACGTCATTTTAACACTGATCGGCATGATCGGCGTAGACGGGGCTCGTTACCAGTCGCTGGAGTTTACCGGCGGCGGACTGGCATCGCTGACTATGGCCGACCGGCTGACCATTGCCAATATGGCTATTGAAGCCGGAGCGAAGAACGGCATTTTTCCGGTGGATGATGTGACCAGAGATTACCTTAAAGACCGGGTGACCAAACCGTATGAGGAGGTTCAGGCTGACACCGATGCAGTATATACGCAGGTAGTAACCATTGATTTGAATCAGTTGACGCCGGTGGTGGCTCTGCCGCATTTGCCGGAGAATGTCCGGCCGGTGCAGGAGGTGCCGGAAACGGTGATTGATCAGGTCATTATTGGTTCCTGTACCAATGGAAGAATTGAGGATTTGGCTCAGGCGGCTCAGGTTTTGGCCGGACAAAGCATTCACCCTGCGGTCAGGGCGATTATTATTCCCGGCAGTCAGGCGGTATATTTGGAAGCAATGCAGCGCGGTTTTGTCGAAACCTTCATTAAAGCCGGCGCTGTGGTCAGCACGCCGACCTGCGGTCCCTGTCTCGGCGGTTATATGGGCATTCTGGCGGCCGGTGAGCGGGCTGTGGCGACAACGAACCGGAATTTCCGCGGGCGGATGGGGCATGTAGACAGTGAAGTTTATCTGTCCGGGCCGTATGTGGCGGCGGCCAGCGCTGTACTAGGCCGCATTGCCGCTCCTGAGGAGGTATTGGCATGA
- the ilvN gene encoding acetolactate synthase small subunit codes for MKHVLSVLVQNQPGVLVRVASMFSRREFNIDSLAVGVTQLPEYSRMTVVVHGDQAIISQMIKQLEKLVEVVAVRILPPHSSVSRGMTLLKVNAEGDTRAEILKMAEIFRAKVVDAQKTTLILEITGDDEKIDAFTEILAPYGILETIRTGLIGLERGDHTIYKKYEESDNDGEDVL; via the coding sequence TTGAAGCACGTATTGTCAGTATTGGTACAGAATCAGCCGGGGGTATTGGTGCGGGTTGCCAGCATGTTCTCGCGCCGAGAGTTTAATATCGACAGCCTGGCTGTTGGTGTTACTCAGCTTCCGGAGTATTCGCGGATGACGGTTGTTGTTCACGGGGATCAGGCCATTATCAGCCAAATGATTAAACAACTGGAAAAATTAGTGGAGGTAGTTGCTGTCCGGATCTTGCCGCCGCATTCATCGGTAAGCAGGGGGATGACGCTGCTAAAGGTAAACGCTGAAGGCGATACTCGCGCGGAAATTCTAAAAATGGCGGAAATATTCAGAGCTAAAGTCGTGGATGCTCAAAAAACCACGCTGATTTTGGAAATTACCGGCGATGATGAAAAAATTGACGCATTTACCGAAATACTGGCGCCTTACGGGATTCTTGAAACCATCCGTACCGGCCTGATTGGGCTGGAACGGGGCGATCATACCATTTATAAAAAATACGAGGAGAGCGATAATGATGGCGAAGATGTATTATGA